A window of the Dyadobacter pollutisoli genome harbors these coding sequences:
- a CDS encoding helix-turn-helix domain-containing protein — protein MEDYNKIIESLGVKFVKARHIRILQPITIKNFYDVQNSLTILYDGEVSFGSEESHKVEEGDMLFIPGGKHATVTYGNTQTAKTVSNEEFMTNRDNYIEAGHDPALIGKLPNSFGLISFEAKVFDTVNFFTSLDVPPFLIKRDDQIAITINQILTEDMLDTPGKGRIIKIKTEEVVIEIIRYILKNKLFVEQLVTNSTYFKDPRLIDIFAYIKDNLGGDLSNKVLANVANVSEDYVGQYFKMLTGINPQDYIEYQRMEKAVDLLRTSKKSIRAIGSDVGYKDTAYFCRRFKMMFGIPAGKMRRRESLMNV, from the coding sequence ATGGAAGACTATAATAAGATTATTGAGTCGCTGGGGGTGAAATTCGTGAAGGCACGTCATATCCGGATTTTGCAACCCATTACTATTAAAAACTTTTATGACGTACAAAACTCGCTAACGATTTTGTACGACGGAGAAGTTTCTTTCGGATCTGAGGAATCGCATAAGGTTGAGGAAGGAGATATGCTGTTCATTCCGGGAGGCAAGCATGCGACGGTAACATACGGTAACACGCAGACAGCTAAGACTGTATCCAATGAAGAGTTCATGACCAACCGTGATAACTATATCGAGGCTGGCCACGATCCTGCTCTCATCGGAAAGTTGCCGAACTCATTTGGGTTAATATCATTTGAAGCAAAAGTCTTTGATACGGTTAACTTCTTTACCTCTCTGGACGTTCCTCCGTTCCTGATCAAAAGAGATGACCAGATCGCGATCACGATCAACCAGATCCTGACGGAAGATATGCTTGATACTCCTGGTAAGGGGCGTATCATCAAGATCAAAACGGAAGAAGTGGTGATCGAGATCATTCGCTACATTCTGAAAAACAAATTGTTTGTTGAGCAGCTTGTAACAAACAGTACGTATTTCAAAGATCCCCGACTGATCGATATCTTTGCTTACATCAAGGATAACCTGGGCGGTGACCTTTCTAACAAGGTTCTGGCGAATGTTGCGAACGTATCAGAAGATTATGTAGGCCAGTATTTCAAAATGTTGACCGGTATCAATCCTCAGGATTACATCGAGTACCAGCGTATGGAAAAAGCAGTAGACCTGCTTCGTACTTCTAAGAAGAGCATTCGTGCGATCGGTTCGGATGTAGGTTACAAGGACACAGCCTATTTCTGCCGTCGTTTCAAAATGATGTTCGGAATTCCAGCCGGCAAAATGCGCCGTCGTGAATCATTAATGAATGTTTAG
- a CDS encoding nuclear transport factor 2 family protein, giving the protein MKFTLLLVILFGSFTIALAQINTLAPIDGTDCSDQFFKALLEEDANSLGGLISNDFTAIGFNGRIIDGEWLRQGIAQGYMIIESGQLSGTRTRTYGDVAVTSGHWNVRAKIENNNFQGEVAYMTVCVRSGGKWKVTAAQLTPIQ; this is encoded by the coding sequence ATGAAGTTCACATTGCTGCTCGTAATTCTGTTCGGTTCCTTCACGATCGCATTAGCACAAATCAATACTCTGGCACCGATCGACGGTACGGACTGCTCTGATCAATTTTTCAAAGCATTATTGGAAGAGGACGCTAACAGTCTTGGAGGTCTTATATCAAATGATTTTACAGCTATCGGGTTCAATGGCCGTATCATCGACGGAGAGTGGCTCCGGCAAGGCATTGCACAAGGTTACATGATTATAGAGTCAGGACAGCTCTCAGGCACGCGCACACGCACCTACGGCGATGTGGCCGTCACGTCCGGGCACTGGAATGTGCGGGCAAAGATTGAAAACAACAATTTTCAGGGGGAGGTCGCTTATATGACCGTTTGTGTGCGATCGGGAGGTAAGTGGAAAGTTACTGCGGCGCAGCTGACTCCTATTCAATGA
- a CDS encoding SWIM zinc finger family protein, whose amino-acid sequence MNLQNFEQKIPSTILQRGKQICENGQVLHVEENSDGLWTAEVEGTDVYSIEVVMEDSGEIETMFCDCPFDGDVCKHVVAVLLTLKGQKSAARGKSASKPKKLTFAELINRTSKTELQSFIEEYSKVNKDFRSHFELHFAHKDNRVDVEKGYMDLVKKTIRNYAHRGFFDYRSTNALAREIDSILVKSHECIRTNNFRDGLTIAKAVVVQVISDVIPSCDDSSGSIGATLTDAIGLMREALGSEICSRDLKENYFGFLNTELAKENYFNYGDFGNDLFELYRRLAVFLGKGQEFIRFADSQIWKEQKKSSDSYQQEFFIREKIHFFQETGDLKQAQEIALQNISIPRIREIVVDKAILNQDFALAKKWVNEGILIAEKARHPGTVSQWKRVLLKIAELEGDLGTVRQYTLYFAFDGSFNADYYRRWKKTFGSQEWENEYAKLIARITEGINKDAKKHQGQNWWSKEHNLLLILGPIYQEEEQWAELFGLVKAYPALHSLLHYMHYLAAGFGPEMTELIVPALIRSGEKASARSHYAQLVSEMKKVLKAIPESRGKIFEAVELLKSKYPLRPAMLDEFKKLK is encoded by the coding sequence ATGAATTTGCAAAATTTCGAACAAAAGATCCCTTCTACGATCCTGCAAAGGGGAAAGCAGATCTGCGAAAACGGCCAGGTTCTGCATGTGGAAGAAAACAGCGATGGATTGTGGACTGCCGAAGTTGAAGGAACCGACGTTTATTCAATTGAGGTAGTGATGGAGGACAGCGGAGAGATAGAGACCATGTTTTGCGACTGCCCATTTGACGGGGATGTTTGTAAGCATGTTGTCGCAGTGTTGTTGACATTGAAGGGACAAAAGAGCGCAGCCAGAGGGAAATCCGCGAGCAAACCCAAAAAACTGACATTTGCAGAACTCATTAACAGGACTAGCAAAACAGAATTACAAAGCTTCATTGAGGAATATTCAAAGGTAAACAAAGATTTCCGCTCGCATTTTGAACTTCACTTTGCACATAAAGACAATCGGGTTGACGTTGAGAAGGGATATATGGACTTGGTCAAAAAGACAATCCGGAATTACGCTCACCGAGGCTTTTTTGACTATCGATCGACCAATGCATTAGCCAGGGAAATAGATTCGATTTTAGTAAAATCACACGAATGTATTCGTACCAATAATTTCAGGGATGGGCTAACCATTGCCAAAGCGGTAGTGGTACAAGTCATAAGCGATGTAATTCCCTCCTGCGACGATTCCAGTGGCAGTATCGGAGCAACCCTTACAGATGCAATCGGTTTAATGAGAGAAGCGCTGGGCTCAGAAATATGCTCGCGTGACCTAAAAGAGAACTACTTCGGTTTCTTGAACACAGAACTGGCGAAAGAAAACTATTTTAACTACGGTGATTTCGGGAACGACCTATTCGAGTTATACCGTAGGCTGGCTGTTTTTTTAGGCAAGGGGCAGGAGTTCATACGCTTTGCCGACTCCCAAATTTGGAAGGAACAGAAAAAATCGTCCGACTCATATCAGCAGGAGTTTTTCATCAGGGAAAAGATTCATTTTTTTCAGGAAACAGGTGATCTGAAGCAGGCGCAAGAAATTGCTCTTCAAAATATAAGTATACCCCGAATTAGAGAAATTGTAGTTGATAAGGCGATTCTTAACCAGGACTTTGCCTTAGCAAAAAAATGGGTTAATGAAGGGATTTTAATTGCGGAAAAGGCACGTCACCCGGGAACGGTGTCCCAATGGAAGCGAGTACTTCTAAAAATCGCTGAACTAGAAGGTGATCTGGGTACGGTAAGGCAATATACGTTGTACTTTGCTTTCGACGGTAGTTTTAATGCGGACTATTATCGAAGATGGAAAAAAACATTTGGTTCTCAGGAATGGGAAAATGAATATGCAAAACTAATTGCACGAATAACTGAGGGGATAAACAAAGATGCGAAGAAACATCAGGGTCAAAACTGGTGGTCGAAGGAGCACAATTTGCTGCTTATTCTTGGCCCGATTTATCAGGAAGAGGAACAATGGGCAGAACTATTTGGCTTAGTAAAAGCTTATCCGGCACTGCATTCACTTTTGCATTATATGCACTATCTGGCAGCTGGTTTTGGGCCAGAAATGACTGAGTTGATCGTTCCGGCTTTGATACGCTCGGGGGAGAAGGCAAGTGCCAGGTCGCATTACGCACAGCTGGTTTCAGAAATGAAGAAAGTATTGAAAGCAATTCCGGAAAGTCGGGGCAAAATTTTTGAAGCAGTGGAGCTACTCAAATCAAAGTATCCCCTCAGGCCAGCTATGCTGGACGAATTTAAAAAATTGAAGTGA
- the nadD gene encoding nicotinate (nicotinamide) nucleotide adenylyltransferase, with amino-acid sequence MKIGLFFGSFNPIHVGHLIIANTMATTTDLEQVWFVVSPQNPFKKNNSLLHEFDRYDLVQRAISDNTLLKVTDIEFHMPKPSYTIDTLIRMQEKFPQHEFKLIMGEDNLAQFPNWKNYEKILEYTGLYVYPRPNSKVHSFGNHPAVKFVEAPLLDISATFLRACIKNGKSIRYMVPEPVEQLIKIKKFYV; translated from the coding sequence ATGAAAATCGGCCTATTTTTCGGATCCTTTAATCCCATACATGTCGGCCATTTAATCATTGCCAACACCATGGCTACCACCACCGACCTCGAACAGGTTTGGTTTGTAGTCAGTCCCCAAAATCCATTTAAGAAAAACAATAGCCTATTGCACGAATTTGACCGCTATGACCTCGTTCAGCGCGCCATTTCGGATAATACACTCCTGAAAGTGACCGACATTGAGTTCCACATGCCCAAGCCGAGCTACACGATTGATACGCTGATCAGGATGCAGGAGAAATTTCCGCAACACGAGTTCAAACTCATCATGGGCGAAGATAATCTGGCTCAGTTTCCCAATTGGAAAAACTATGAGAAAATCCTTGAATATACCGGGCTGTATGTTTATCCCCGCCCCAACTCCAAAGTCCATTCATTTGGAAATCACCCGGCTGTAAAGTTTGTAGAGGCTCCTTTGCTTGACATTTCAGCTACCTTTCTGCGGGCCTGTATCAAAAATGGCAAATCCATCCGGTACATGGTGCCTGAGCCCGTGGAGCAACTAATTAAGATCAAAAAGTTTTACGTATAA
- the gmk gene encoding guanylate kinase, whose translation MKGKLIIFSAPSGSGKTTIVRHLLKKFPGLLAFSVSASTRERREHEIDGKDYYFLQKKDFRERIANNEFAEWEEVYAGNYYGTFKKEIERLWSEGKHVLFDVDVKGGLKLKEIYRESALAVFVKVSSEAEIIRRLSERGTETEKSLETRLGKVHYELSFEDKFDITLVNDDLEETLLKAEKMVMEFIAS comes from the coding sequence GTGAAAGGTAAGCTTATCATATTTTCTGCTCCTTCCGGTTCTGGAAAGACTACCATAGTAAGACATTTATTAAAAAAATTTCCTGGTCTACTTGCTTTCTCAGTGTCGGCATCGACGAGGGAACGGCGTGAACACGAGATTGACGGAAAGGATTATTACTTTTTGCAAAAAAAAGATTTCCGGGAACGCATTGCCAATAATGAGTTCGCAGAATGGGAAGAAGTGTATGCCGGCAATTATTACGGCACCTTCAAAAAAGAAATCGAACGGCTCTGGTCTGAAGGAAAACACGTTTTGTTCGACGTAGACGTAAAAGGAGGCTTGAAATTAAAGGAAATTTACCGCGAAAGCGCCCTGGCCGTTTTTGTAAAAGTATCTTCCGAGGCTGAAATTATCCGCAGATTGAGTGAAAGAGGAACTGAGACAGAAAAATCTCTGGAAACCCGGTTAGGGAAAGTACATTACGAACTTAGTTTTGAGGATAAATTTGACATCACACTGGTCAACGACGATCTTGAGGAAACACTTCTCAAGGCGGAAAAAATGGTGATGGAATTCATCGCTTCCTGA
- a CDS encoding phosphohydrolase: protein MNASLSTPSVTEEAQKPIMKQTCEHHAECMKIIQAILDDEATEAEKDHFRENMDKCIPCIESYRLEKCIKDSLNLKIEKKPCPQSILNTIISKINS from the coding sequence ATGAATGCATCTCTTTCGACGCCTTCTGTAACAGAAGAAGCGCAAAAACCAATCATGAAGCAGACCTGCGAGCACCATGCGGAGTGTATGAAAATCATTCAGGCTATACTGGATGACGAGGCAACGGAAGCGGAAAAAGATCACTTCCGCGAAAACATGGACAAATGCATCCCTTGTATCGAGTCTTATCGTTTAGAAAAATGCATTAAGGATTCTCTCAATTTGAAAATTGAAAAAAAGCCCTGCCCTCAGAGTATTCTGAATACAATCATTTCAAAAATAAACAGTTAA
- a CDS encoding sigma-70 family RNA polymerase sigma factor, with amino-acid sequence MLVAMSETLTTNEYTDDLRYEVFNREFMPHIDSMYNFAFRLTMDEDDANDLVQDTYLKAFRFISSFEQGTNAKAWLFRILKNSFINDYRKKSKEPSKVDYQEVETTYNSEEASDTTYTVDLRADAVQELIGDEVANALNALPVDFRTVIILCDIEGFTYEEMAKILDIPIGTVRSRLHRARNLLKEKLKSYASSMGYDS; translated from the coding sequence ATGTTAGTTGCCATGTCAGAAACGCTCACTACTAATGAATACACGGATGACCTTCGTTATGAAGTTTTTAACCGTGAGTTCATGCCTCACATCGACTCCATGTATAACTTCGCTTTTCGCCTTACGATGGATGAAGACGATGCAAATGACCTGGTACAAGACACATATCTAAAAGCCTTCCGTTTTATTTCTTCTTTTGAACAGGGCACCAATGCGAAAGCATGGCTCTTTCGGATTCTTAAGAACAGTTTTATCAACGATTACCGTAAGAAAAGTAAAGAACCGTCCAAGGTTGATTATCAGGAAGTGGAAACTACCTATAATTCCGAGGAGGCTTCTGACACTACTTACACCGTCGACCTTCGTGCCGACGCGGTGCAGGAACTGATCGGTGACGAGGTAGCCAATGCATTGAATGCGTTGCCTGTTGACTTCCGTACTGTCATCATCCTGTGTGATATCGAAGGATTTACTTACGAAGAAATGGCCAAGATTCTGGACATTCCGATCGGTACAGTAAGGTCCCGATTACACCGTGCGCGTAACTTATTGAAAGAAAAGTTGAAGAGTTATGCTAGTTCAATGGGATATGATTCGTAG
- a CDS encoding SoxR reducing system RseC family protein — translation MSLREAIQYSLMILLYLFLQIFFMRNIVMFNYAFCFIYIAGVLLLPADIDRMYLLLIAFGIGFTVDVFSNTFGMHASASVMIAYVRPFLIHYQMKSRGAERAEVGLRAQGLGAFLAYILPLILLHHAMLFFMEMNNFGMILYTLIRIGASALFTALLIILLELFSKR, via the coding sequence ATGAGCTTACGAGAAGCAATACAATATTCCCTGATGATCCTGCTCTACCTGTTTTTGCAGATCTTCTTCATGCGGAATATCGTAATGTTCAATTACGCGTTCTGCTTCATTTACATTGCCGGCGTACTGCTGCTTCCTGCCGATATTGACAGAATGTACCTTTTGTTGATCGCATTCGGTATTGGCTTCACTGTGGACGTTTTCTCCAATACATTTGGTATGCATGCCTCCGCCTCCGTGATGATCGCTTACGTCCGGCCATTCCTGATCCATTACCAAATGAAATCGAGAGGCGCAGAACGTGCAGAGGTCGGGCTTCGGGCACAGGGACTTGGTGCTTTTCTTGCTTACATTTTGCCGCTTATACTTTTGCATCATGCCATGCTTTTTTTCATGGAGATGAATAATTTTGGAATGATCCTTTATACATTGATCAGAATCGGCGCAAGTGCGCTCTTCACTGCCCTCTTAATTATCCTTTTGGAACTTTTTTCCAAGCGTTAA
- the mreC gene encoding rod shape-determining protein MreC: MLQLVDFVVRNRFFLVFVLLEVLSVWLIVRSNTYWGATYFNTSNYYVAKTLAFSNSAREYTKLDEINSDLANENARLHALVTALNQKKPVDAPAGYIPDSVFASRFTYTVAKVVDNETNKTNNVLTIDKGTAHGIKPGMGVISATGVVGKVRFCSENYSVITSILHSQFMVSSKLVRSKEIGYAKWQGKDPNLVDMIDVSKYTKIFKGDSAVTSDQNSVFPPGIMVGRVETVTVNPNQTFYNIVLRLATDFRNLSYVYVVQNQQLGEQENLKLRTVETR, from the coding sequence ATGCTCCAACTCGTTGATTTCGTTGTCCGGAATCGTTTCTTTTTGGTATTTGTTTTGCTGGAAGTGCTCAGTGTATGGCTTATCGTGCGCAGCAATACATACTGGGGCGCTACGTATTTCAATACTTCCAATTATTACGTTGCCAAAACACTGGCTTTTTCCAACTCTGCGAGAGAATATACCAAGCTGGACGAAATCAACTCGGATCTGGCGAATGAGAATGCACGCCTGCATGCTCTGGTTACTGCATTGAACCAGAAGAAACCTGTTGATGCTCCTGCTGGCTACATTCCCGACTCCGTTTTTGCCTCACGATTTACTTATACCGTGGCCAAAGTGGTTGATAATGAAACCAACAAGACGAACAATGTCCTGACGATTGACAAGGGTACCGCGCATGGAATCAAGCCCGGAATGGGTGTTATATCTGCCACGGGTGTTGTAGGGAAGGTCCGTTTTTGCTCGGAAAATTATTCCGTGATCACCTCCATTCTGCATTCACAGTTTATGGTATCGTCGAAATTGGTGAGGAGCAAGGAAATCGGTTATGCCAAATGGCAGGGTAAGGACCCCAATTTGGTAGATATGATCGATGTTTCGAAATATACCAAGATTTTCAAAGGCGACTCGGCTGTTACGTCCGATCAGAATTCTGTGTTTCCACCGGGCATTATGGTAGGAAGAGTAGAAACCGTGACAGTTAACCCAAATCAGACCTTTTACAACATTGTTTTGCGCCTCGCTACCGATTTCAGGAATCTGTCATATGTGTATGTGGTACAAAATCAACAACTTGGGGAGCAGGAAAATCTTAAATTACGTACAGTAGAAACCCGATGA
- a CDS encoding rod shape-determining protein, translated as MGLFDFLTSDIAIDLGTANTLIIHKDTVVVDEPSIIAMDKTTGKVLAIGHTAMQMHEKTNENIKTIRPLKDGVIADFTAAEMMIRGMIKMIDTGSRFFTPSHRMVVCIPSGITEVEKRAVKDSCEHAGAKEVYMVHEPIAAAIGIGIDITQPNGVMIVDIGGGTTEIAVIALSGIVCEQSVRIAGDVFTRDIVDYMRREHNLLIGERSAELIKMAIGSASPELEIPLDDYQIRGRDLMTGIPKEIRVTYSEIAYSLDKSISKIEEGVMKALEISPPELSADIFKNGIYLTGGGALIHGLDRRIAQKTKLPVHIADDPLKAVVKGTGEVLKNLELYKPVLIS; from the coding sequence ATGGGATTGTTTGATTTTTTGACTAGCGATATAGCGATAGATCTGGGTACTGCAAATACTCTGATCATCCATAAAGATACAGTAGTTGTTGATGAGCCTTCGATCATTGCCATGGATAAAACCACCGGCAAAGTTTTAGCAATCGGACACACAGCTATGCAAATGCACGAAAAGACAAATGAGAATATCAAAACAATCCGTCCGCTAAAAGACGGGGTTATTGCAGACTTTACTGCCGCGGAAATGATGATCCGCGGGATGATCAAAATGATCGATACAGGAAGCCGGTTCTTTACTCCTTCACATCGAATGGTGGTTTGTATCCCTTCCGGAATTACCGAGGTTGAGAAACGTGCTGTTAAGGATTCTTGTGAGCATGCAGGTGCAAAAGAGGTTTACATGGTACATGAGCCCATCGCGGCTGCCATCGGTATCGGTATTGACATTACCCAGCCTAATGGTGTGATGATTGTCGACATTGGCGGTGGTACTACTGAAATTGCGGTTATTGCATTGTCAGGTATTGTCTGCGAACAGTCGGTACGTATTGCGGGTGATGTTTTCACCAGGGACATTGTCGATTATATGCGTCGTGAGCACAATCTGCTGATCGGGGAACGTTCTGCGGAGCTGATCAAAATGGCCATTGGTTCTGCTTCTCCTGAGCTGGAAATTCCATTGGACGATTACCAGATACGCGGTCGTGACCTTATGACAGGTATTCCAAAGGAGATCCGGGTTACTTACAGTGAAATTGCATACTCTCTCGATAAGTCCATTTCGAAAATTGAAGAGGGTGTCATGAAGGCGCTTGAAATCTCGCCTCCTGAGCTTTCAGCTGATATTTTCAAAAACGGAATTTACCTTACAGGCGGCGGCGCGCTGATCCATGGACTGGACAGACGTATTGCTCAAAAAACCAAATTGCCTGTTCACATTGCCGACGATCCATTAAAAGCGGTCGTAAAAGGTACAGGTGAAGTCCTTAAAAATCTTGAATTATACAAGCCGGTACTGATTTCGTAG
- a CDS encoding GH3 auxin-responsive promoter family protein, whose amino-acid sequence MGIRAILSEPLAQYIVKQQQDWISRSTEVQEKWRKELVKTAADTQFGRDHFFKDIHSYSDFKEAIPVHDYEDLKDYIAKLKTGESDVLWPGKPLYFAKTSGTTSGTKYIPISKDSISNHINSARNAILTYIAETKKAAFLDNKLIFLSGSPILTETGGVLTGRLSGISNHHVPAYLRSNQMPSYETNCIEDWETKLDKIIDETIDQRMSLISGIPPWVQMYFDRIIERTGKKIKDVFPEFSLFIYGGVNFEPYRAKLFESIGKKIDSIELYPASEGFFAYQDSQTDEGLLLLLDTGIFYEFIPVEHFFDENPKRLSISEVETGRNYAVIVNNNAGLWGYSLGDTVKFVSTQPYKILVTGRIKHFISAFGEHVIGEEIEKALRYAMERHREVEVVEFTVAPMVNSEQGGLPYHEWLVEFATMPNDREKFVEDIDRRLTELNIYYQDLIKGNILRRLELVPLRKNAFIDFMRANGKLGGQNKVPRLSNDRKIADELVRINRA is encoded by the coding sequence ATGGGAATCAGAGCAATTTTGAGTGAGCCACTGGCTCAATACATTGTAAAACAACAGCAGGATTGGATAAGCCGCAGCACAGAAGTTCAGGAAAAATGGCGGAAAGAGCTGGTTAAGACGGCAGCCGATACGCAGTTTGGCAGGGATCACTTCTTTAAAGATATTCATTCTTATTCAGATTTCAAGGAAGCCATTCCGGTTCACGACTATGAAGATCTGAAGGATTACATTGCAAAGCTCAAAACTGGTGAGAGCGACGTGCTCTGGCCAGGCAAACCGCTGTATTTTGCCAAAACATCGGGTACTACTTCCGGTACCAAATACATTCCCATTTCCAAAGATTCTATCTCCAATCACATCAACTCGGCGCGTAATGCCATTTTGACGTATATCGCTGAGACGAAAAAAGCGGCTTTCCTGGACAACAAGCTCATTTTCTTGTCAGGAAGCCCGATACTGACAGAAACCGGCGGGGTACTGACAGGACGCTTGTCAGGTATTTCCAATCACCACGTGCCAGCCTATCTGCGGTCCAATCAGATGCCCAGCTATGAAACCAATTGCATTGAGGATTGGGAAACCAAGCTGGATAAGATCATTGACGAAACGATAGATCAGCGGATGTCGCTGATATCCGGGATCCCTCCCTGGGTTCAAATGTATTTTGACCGAATCATCGAGCGTACCGGCAAAAAGATCAAAGATGTGTTCCCGGAGTTTTCTCTCTTCATTTACGGTGGAGTGAATTTTGAGCCATATCGTGCCAAACTTTTCGAATCCATCGGGAAAAAGATCGATTCAATCGAACTGTACCCTGCGTCGGAAGGCTTTTTTGCCTATCAGGATTCTCAGACTGATGAGGGGCTGCTGTTGTTGCTGGATACCGGCATTTTTTACGAATTCATACCGGTTGAGCATTTCTTTGATGAAAACCCGAAACGGTTATCCATTAGTGAAGTAGAAACAGGCCGTAACTATGCTGTGATCGTCAATAACAATGCAGGTCTGTGGGGATACTCGCTGGGAGATACTGTGAAATTTGTTTCCACGCAGCCATATAAAATATTGGTTACCGGCCGGATCAAGCATTTTATTTCTGCATTTGGCGAACATGTTATCGGTGAAGAAATCGAAAAAGCATTGCGCTATGCCATGGAGCGCCATCGGGAAGTAGAAGTGGTGGAATTCACAGTGGCGCCGATGGTAAATTCGGAGCAAGGCGGACTTCCTTATCATGAATGGCTCGTTGAATTTGCGACAATGCCTAATGACCGGGAAAAATTTGTGGAAGACATTGACAGACGCCTCACGGAGTTGAACATATATTATCAGGATCTGATCAAAGGAAATATTTTACGTCGCCTCGAACTGGTACCGCTGCGTAAGAACGCTTTCATCGATTTTATGCGCGCGAATGGAAAACTAGGCGGTCAGAATAAAGTTCCGAGATTATCCAATGACCGAAAAATTGCCGATGAGCTTGTCAGAATTAACCGGGCGTAA
- a CDS encoding 1-deoxy-D-xylulose-5-phosphate reductoisomerase, which translates to MKKRIAILGSTGSIGTQALEVIDANPEIFSVEVLTAQDNADLLIEQAAKFRPREVVIGNEKHFEKVKTALSSLHIKVYQGAEALVSVVESDFIDIVLTAMVGYAGLLPTIHAIRAGKNIALANKETLVVAGELITGLAKQHNVSIYPVDSEHSAIFQCLVGEENNPLEKIVLTASGGPFRGKVRAFLASVTKAQALKHPNWTMGAKITIDSATLMNKGLEVIEAKWLFDLEASQIDVIVHPQSIIHSLVQFEDGSMKAQMGLPDMKLPIQYALHYPARLKSAFPRFNFIDYPCLTFEKPDLDTFRNLAIAYNVLEKGGNAACVVNAANEIAVDAFLHDKIGFLDISDVIVETLAKIEYVGNPSYSDYVHTNEAARRFASEMIQVKV; encoded by the coding sequence ATGAAAAAAAGAATAGCCATTTTGGGTTCCACCGGTTCTATCGGTACCCAGGCATTGGAAGTCATAGATGCGAATCCTGAAATTTTTTCGGTAGAGGTACTTACGGCTCAGGACAATGCGGATTTGCTGATCGAGCAAGCTGCCAAATTCCGTCCCAGGGAAGTGGTCATAGGCAATGAGAAGCATTTTGAAAAAGTAAAAACGGCCCTTTCTTCTTTACATATAAAGGTTTATCAAGGAGCCGAAGCATTGGTTTCCGTTGTAGAATCGGACTTCATTGACATAGTACTGACGGCCATGGTGGGTTATGCCGGGCTGTTGCCTACCATTCATGCCATCAGGGCTGGGAAAAATATCGCTCTCGCCAATAAAGAAACACTTGTTGTGGCCGGAGAACTGATCACCGGACTTGCGAAGCAGCACAACGTTAGCATTTATCCTGTCGACTCCGAGCATTCAGCTATATTTCAATGTCTGGTAGGGGAAGAAAATAATCCGCTGGAAAAGATTGTTCTGACAGCTTCTGGTGGTCCATTCAGAGGAAAAGTCCGCGCGTTTCTGGCCAGCGTGACCAAGGCGCAGGCTCTGAAACATCCGAACTGGACAATGGGGGCGAAAATAACGATCGACTCCGCAACGCTGATGAATAAGGGGCTGGAAGTGATCGAAGCCAAGTGGCTTTTCGACCTGGAAGCTTCTCAAATAGATGTGATCGTACATCCTCAGAGCATTATCCATTCGCTGGTACAGTTTGAAGACGGGAGTATGAAGGCGCAAATGGGGCTGCCTGATATGAAGCTCCCGATCCAGTATGCATTGCATTACCCTGCCCGGTTGAAGTCCGCCTTTCCCCGTTTCAATTTTATCGATTACCCGTGCCTCACTTTTGAAAAGCCCGACCTGGATACTTTCAGGAATTTGGCGATAGCGTATAATGTGTTGGAAAAAGGAGGAAATGCTGCCTGTGTCGTCAATGCGGCCAACGAAATTGCCGTTGACGCATTCCTCCATGATAAGATAGGATTTCTGGATATTTCGGACGTAATTGTTGAAACCCTTGCTAAAATAGAATATGTTGGGAATCCTTCATATTCCGATTACGTTCACACCAATGAGGCTGCCAGACGATTTGCCTCTGAAATGATTCAGGTAAAAGTATAA